The window ATGTACAGGTCGGTCGGCAGCGCGAACAGCGGCTCGCCGTACAGGCGGGCCAGGGCGATCTGGTCCACCACGTCGGTCGGGGCCGCCCCTTCGGCGACCACGCTGTCGTTGCTGCCGATCACGGTCGCGCGCACGCGCAGCTCGCGCTCAACCCTTGGTCTGGTAGACGTAGGGCTGCTGGGGCACCCGTGCGTCGCGCTGCTCGGCGGCAGCCTGGCGGTCCTGCGGGCGATCCCACAGCAGGGCGCGGCCCTGGCGCTGCTTCTCCTCGAGTTGCGGATCGCGCTGCTTCAGCGTGGCGATGAAGTCGGTCACGTCGGAGCGATAGGGTTTCCAGAACAGCGGCATGGCAGGGCTTCAGAGTTCAACCGGCATTTTACCGGGCGCGTCAGGCCGGCCCGGGGGGCGGGCTGTCACGCGGCGGTCACTGTCACATGGCCGTGCCATATTCGCGCGATGACCGAGATCGAACTCAAGCTGCAGGTGCCGGCCGTGGCGCTGGCCGCCGTGGAGCGCGCGGTGGCCACACCGGCCGCGGTGCGCACGCGGCTGCAGGCGGTCTATTTCGACACCCCGGACCGCCGCCTGGCGGCGGCCGGCATCGCGCTGCGTCTGCGCAAGGAAGGCCGGCACTGGGTGCAGACGCTGAAGGCCGGGCCGGCACACGGCATGG is drawn from Methylibium petroleiphilum PM1 and contains these coding sequences:
- a CDS encoding DUF3460 family protein, whose product is MPLFWKPYRSDVTDFIATLKQRDPQLEEKQRQGRALLWDRPQDRQAAAEQRDARVPQQPYVYQTKG